Proteins co-encoded in one Burkholderia ambifaria AMMD genomic window:
- a CDS encoding sugar kinase has product MKAALDVVTYGEAMAMFVAAEPCHLAHAAQFTKRIAGADLNVAIGLSRLGFRVGWMSRVGRDSFGTYVLDTLAREGIDASCVTVDPRYPTGFQLKSRNDDGSDPTVEYFRKGSAASHLSCDDYVADYVLGARHLHLTGVAPAISATSCELAFQLAREMRTAGKTISFDPNLRPSLWPSTDVMAKTLNALATLADWVLPGLAEGRQLTGHDTPADIAGFYLARGARGVVIKLGPEGAYFRTADGRAGTVAGERVAKVVDTVGAGDGFAVGVVSALLEGRSVEQAVARGNRIGALAIQVIGDSEGLPTRAALDQLENVSNRADRLEETVTAQ; this is encoded by the coding sequence ATGAAAGCAGCACTCGATGTCGTGACCTACGGCGAAGCGATGGCGATGTTCGTCGCCGCCGAGCCGTGCCACCTCGCGCACGCCGCGCAATTCACGAAGCGGATCGCGGGCGCGGACCTGAACGTCGCGATCGGCCTGTCGCGGCTCGGCTTCCGGGTCGGCTGGATGAGCCGGGTCGGCCGTGATTCGTTCGGCACCTACGTGCTCGACACGCTCGCGCGCGAAGGCATCGACGCGTCGTGCGTGACCGTCGATCCGCGCTATCCGACCGGCTTCCAGCTGAAGTCGCGCAACGACGACGGCAGCGACCCGACCGTCGAATATTTCCGCAAGGGCTCGGCCGCGAGCCACCTGTCGTGCGACGACTACGTCGCCGATTACGTGCTCGGCGCACGGCACCTGCACCTGACGGGCGTCGCGCCGGCGATCTCCGCGACCTCGTGCGAGCTCGCGTTCCAACTGGCGCGCGAGATGCGCACGGCCGGCAAGACGATCTCGTTCGACCCGAACCTGCGCCCGAGCCTGTGGCCGTCCACCGACGTGATGGCGAAGACGCTGAACGCGCTCGCGACGCTCGCGGACTGGGTGCTGCCGGGGCTCGCCGAAGGGCGGCAGCTCACCGGGCACGACACGCCGGCCGACATCGCGGGCTTCTATCTGGCACGCGGCGCGCGCGGCGTGGTGATCAAGCTGGGCCCCGAAGGCGCGTATTTCCGCACGGCCGACGGCCGCGCGGGCACGGTGGCGGGCGAGCGTGTCGCGAAGGTGGTCGACACGGTCGGCGCCGGCGACGGCTTCGCGGTCGGCGTGGTCAGCGCGCTGCTGGAAGGGCGCTCCGTCGAGCAGGCGGTCGCGCGCGGCAACCGCATCGGGGCGCTCGCGATCCAGGTGATCGGCGATTCGGAAGGCCTGCCGACCCGTGCGGCACTCGATCAGCTCGAAAACGTCAGCAATCGCGCCGATCGCTTAGAGGAAACCGTCACCGCGCAATGA
- a CDS encoding sugar phosphate isomerase/epimerase family protein has product MADIVIVASAFGMDRVRQEGHRAFLATAAASGATGFEVRRELFASDDDATPATLAELGTALSAHGLWSVYSTPATLYTEAGALDADALRDTLLEADALGARFVKFQLGGFAGDAHAAEIVALSRGARARVVVENGQLPIGGALAQFRGLFDALAEAGTPDALGMTFDIGNWQWPGEAPLACAHALAPHVEYIHCKAVVGDGARRFAVAPAPGDPLVTGVLAALPQAVPRGIEFPFDAADLAGDAGRRVAWLAAA; this is encoded by the coding sequence ATGGCAGACATCGTGATCGTGGCGAGCGCATTCGGGATGGACCGCGTGCGCCAGGAGGGCCACCGGGCATTTCTCGCGACCGCGGCGGCATCCGGCGCGACCGGCTTCGAGGTGCGCCGCGAGCTGTTCGCATCCGACGACGACGCGACGCCCGCCACGCTGGCCGAACTCGGCACGGCACTCTCCGCACACGGGCTGTGGTCGGTCTATTCGACGCCGGCCACGTTGTACACGGAAGCCGGCGCGCTCGACGCCGACGCGCTGCGCGACACGCTTCTGGAGGCCGATGCGCTCGGCGCGCGCTTCGTCAAGTTCCAGCTCGGCGGCTTTGCCGGCGACGCGCATGCGGCGGAAATCGTCGCGCTGTCGCGCGGTGCGCGTGCCCGCGTGGTAGTCGAGAACGGCCAGTTGCCGATCGGCGGTGCGCTCGCGCAGTTTCGCGGGCTGTTCGATGCGCTCGCCGAGGCCGGCACGCCGGATGCACTCGGCATGACGTTCGACATCGGCAACTGGCAGTGGCCGGGCGAAGCGCCGCTCGCGTGCGCGCACGCGCTCGCGCCGCATGTGGAATACATTCATTGCAAGGCCGTCGTGGGCGACGGCGCGCGCCGCTTCGCGGTGGCGCCCGCGCCGGGCGATCCGCTCGTCACGGGCGTGCTCGCGGCGCTGCCGCAAGCGGTGCCGCGCGGCATCGAGTTCCCGTTCGATGCGGCCGACCTGGCGGGCGATGCCGGGCGGCGCGTCGCGTGGCTCGCCGCCGCGTGA
- a CDS encoding LysR family transcriptional regulator, with amino-acid sequence MTPDQLITFAAVAEHLNISRAAVALHLSQPAVSGQLRLLQDEFGELLYQRDGRGIRLTPVGEQLAEYAKAQRDTFAQARAFRDAVRGLDAGTLRIGASTTPASYLLPYLIAAFQPRVPRVTIQTMSGNTADVVAALASLDIAMIEGPPGEALPPGTAVHAWHEDEIVAVVPAGHPLAAPEYEAGVTLDALAAHPLVLREEGSGVRQLVERAFAHGGAPMRVAFEIAGVEAVKEAVRAGMGVGFVSAMSLRHEEAALVPRSLAPAPLTRHFSILVPHGAAPSRVAARFLDMSLARDVG; translated from the coding sequence ATGACCCCGGATCAACTGATAACGTTCGCGGCCGTCGCCGAACATCTGAACATCAGCCGTGCTGCCGTGGCGTTGCATCTGTCGCAGCCGGCCGTATCGGGCCAGCTACGCCTGCTGCAGGACGAGTTCGGCGAGCTGCTGTACCAGCGCGACGGGCGCGGCATCCGCCTGACGCCGGTCGGCGAACAGCTCGCGGAGTACGCGAAGGCGCAGCGCGACACGTTCGCGCAGGCGCGCGCGTTTCGCGACGCGGTGCGCGGGCTCGACGCCGGCACGCTGCGGATCGGCGCGAGCACGACGCCGGCCAGCTACCTGCTGCCGTACCTGATCGCGGCGTTCCAGCCGCGCGTGCCGCGGGTAACGATCCAGACGATGAGCGGCAACACGGCCGACGTGGTCGCCGCGCTCGCGTCGCTCGACATCGCGATGATCGAAGGGCCGCCCGGCGAGGCGCTGCCGCCCGGCACCGCCGTGCATGCATGGCACGAGGACGAGATCGTCGCGGTCGTGCCGGCCGGCCATCCGCTCGCCGCGCCGGAGTACGAAGCCGGCGTCACGCTCGACGCACTCGCCGCGCATCCGCTCGTGCTGCGCGAGGAGGGCTCCGGCGTGCGGCAGCTCGTCGAACGCGCGTTCGCGCACGGCGGCGCGCCGATGCGCGTCGCGTTCGAGATCGCGGGCGTCGAGGCCGTGAAGGAGGCCGTGCGCGCGGGGATGGGCGTCGGGTTCGTGTCCGCGATGTCGCTGCGTCACGAGGAGGCGGCGCTCGTGCCGCGTTCGCTGGCCCCCGCGCCGCTCACGCGCCATTTCTCGATCCTGGTGCCGCACGGCGCCGCGCCGTCGCGTGTGGCCGCCCGGTTCCTCGACATGAGCCTCGCGCGCGACGTCGGATAA
- a CDS encoding YeiH family protein → MSTAPAPHLSHAAPSMRGQLNGVLFVALFAAAVTSLSELPAIAGLGLSPLIVGIVAGALYGNALRDGMPASWAAGVNFSARKLLRIAVAFFGLRVSLQEIAQVGLPGLTVSVLVVVSTLVIGTWVGMKVMKLDRDAALLTAAGSAICGAAAVLAFESTLQSKPHQSAMAVGSVVLFGTLSMFLYPLAYHAGLLGLDPTGLGLFFGGTIHEVAQVVGAASDISPQVTHVATIVKMTRVMLLVPVLLTLGWWLARSARSASASADGAQGKRKVAVPWFALGFLGFVIVNSLNVLPADVTHTLNLLDTFALTMAMTALGIETRVSQIREAGPRALTTGLILYVWLIAGGYGITWAVQRCLG, encoded by the coding sequence ATGTCCACTGCTCCTGCCCCCCATCTCAGCCACGCCGCGCCGTCGATGCGCGGCCAGTTGAACGGCGTGCTGTTCGTCGCGCTGTTCGCCGCCGCCGTCACGAGCCTGTCGGAACTGCCGGCGATCGCCGGGCTCGGCCTGTCGCCACTGATCGTCGGGATCGTCGCCGGCGCGCTGTACGGCAACGCACTGCGCGACGGCATGCCCGCGAGCTGGGCGGCCGGCGTCAACTTTTCCGCGCGCAAGCTGCTGCGCATCGCGGTCGCGTTCTTCGGCTTGCGCGTGAGCCTGCAGGAAATCGCGCAGGTCGGCCTACCCGGCCTGACGGTATCGGTGCTGGTCGTCGTCAGCACGCTCGTGATCGGCACCTGGGTCGGCATGAAGGTGATGAAGCTCGATCGCGACGCGGCGCTGCTGACCGCCGCCGGCAGCGCGATCTGCGGCGCGGCCGCCGTGCTCGCGTTCGAGTCGACGCTGCAGTCGAAGCCGCACCAGAGCGCGATGGCCGTGGGCAGCGTGGTGCTGTTCGGCACGCTGTCGATGTTCCTCTACCCGCTCGCGTATCACGCCGGCCTGCTCGGCCTCGACCCGACCGGCCTCGGCCTGTTCTTCGGCGGCACGATCCACGAGGTTGCGCAGGTGGTCGGCGCGGCGAGCGACATCAGCCCGCAGGTCACGCACGTCGCGACCATCGTGAAGATGACCCGCGTGATGCTGCTGGTGCCGGTGCTGCTCACGCTCGGCTGGTGGCTCGCCCGCTCCGCCCGCTCGGCCAGCGCGAGCGCCGACGGCGCGCAAGGCAAACGCAAGGTGGCGGTGCCGTGGTTCGCGCTCGGTTTCCTCGGCTTCGTGATCGTCAATTCGCTGAACGTGCTGCCCGCCGATGTCACGCATACGCTGAACCTGCTCGACACCTTCGCGCTGACGATGGCGATGACCGCGCTCGGCATCGAGACCCGCGTGTCGCAGATCCGCGAAGCCGGCCCCCGCGCCCTGACCACCGGCCTGATCCTGTACGTCTGGCTGATCGCCGGCGGCTACGGGATCACCTGGGCCGTGCAGCGCTGCCTTGGCTGA
- a CDS encoding ClcB-like voltage-gated chloride channel protein, with protein sequence MLSFLLKLRTRAQTLFRLSDAHTMLIWSAVVGVGGAFATMTFREGIDLMQHLISGHSGSFVQMARSLPWYVRFWMPAAGGFLAGCVLLLATRGDSKAAKTDYMEAVALGDGVVPVRQSLWRSVSSLLTIGSGGSIGREGPMVQLAALAASLVGRFVHFDPPRLRLLVACGAAAGITSAYNAPIAGAFFISEIVLGTIAMESFGPMVVASVVANIVMREFAGYRPPYEMPVFPAVTGPEVLLFVVLGALCGVLAPQFLHLLDASKNQFKRLPVPLPVRLALGGLVVGVISVWIPDVWGNGYSVVNQILHSPWTWQALVAVLVFKVIATAATAGSGAVGGVFTPTLFVGAVFGSLFGLAMNALWPGHTSAYFAYAMVGMGAFMAGATQAPLMAILMIFEMTLSYQVVLPLLVSCVFAYFVARATGTTSMYEITLRHHQDAQERLRLRTTQMRELIQPAQTVVPLAASVADMTRVFLEYPVKYLYVTDDAGRFRGAVALKDITSDLLDKRDTTDKTAAHYAHTPFPLLTPDMPLATALERFMAFQGERLPVIESEAEPTLAGVVYKTSLLDAYRRMTGER encoded by the coding sequence GTGCTCTCGTTCCTGCTGAAGCTGCGCACTCGCGCCCAGACGCTGTTCCGCCTGTCGGACGCCCATACGATGCTGATCTGGTCGGCCGTCGTCGGCGTCGGCGGCGCCTTCGCCACCATGACGTTCCGCGAAGGCATCGACCTGATGCAGCACCTGATCTCCGGGCACAGCGGCAGCTTCGTGCAGATGGCGAGAAGCCTGCCGTGGTACGTGCGCTTCTGGATGCCGGCCGCGGGCGGCTTCCTGGCCGGCTGCGTGCTGCTGCTCGCGACGCGCGGCGACAGCAAGGCCGCCAAGACCGACTACATGGAAGCCGTCGCGCTCGGCGACGGCGTCGTGCCGGTGCGCCAGAGCCTGTGGCGCAGCGTGTCGTCGCTGCTGACGATCGGCAGCGGCGGCTCGATCGGCCGCGAAGGCCCGATGGTGCAGCTCGCGGCGCTGGCCGCGTCGCTGGTCGGCCGCTTCGTGCACTTCGACCCGCCGCGCCTGCGCCTGCTCGTCGCATGCGGCGCGGCGGCCGGTATCACGTCCGCGTACAACGCGCCGATCGCCGGCGCGTTCTTCATCTCCGAAATCGTGCTCGGCACGATCGCGATGGAGAGCTTCGGGCCGATGGTCGTCGCGTCCGTGGTCGCGAACATCGTGATGCGGGAATTCGCCGGCTACCGGCCGCCGTACGAGATGCCGGTGTTCCCGGCCGTGACGGGCCCCGAGGTGCTGCTGTTCGTCGTGCTCGGCGCGCTGTGCGGCGTGCTCGCGCCGCAGTTCCTGCATCTGCTCGATGCGTCGAAGAACCAGTTCAAGCGGCTGCCCGTGCCGCTGCCGGTGCGGCTCGCGCTCGGCGGCCTCGTGGTCGGCGTGATCTCGGTGTGGATTCCGGACGTGTGGGGCAACGGCTACAGCGTCGTGAACCAGATCCTGCATTCGCCGTGGACCTGGCAGGCGCTCGTCGCGGTGCTGGTGTTCAAGGTGATCGCGACCGCCGCGACGGCCGGCTCGGGCGCGGTCGGCGGCGTGTTCACGCCGACGCTGTTCGTCGGCGCCGTGTTCGGCTCGCTGTTCGGCCTCGCGATGAACGCGCTGTGGCCCGGCCACACGTCCGCGTACTTCGCGTATGCGATGGTCGGGATGGGCGCGTTCATGGCCGGCGCCACGCAGGCGCCGCTCATGGCGATCCTGATGATCTTCGAGATGACGCTGAGCTACCAGGTCGTGCTGCCGCTCCTGGTGTCGTGCGTGTTCGCGTATTTCGTCGCGCGCGCGACCGGCACGACGTCGATGTACGAGATCACGCTGCGCCACCACCAGGACGCGCAGGAACGGCTGCGGCTGCGCACCACGCAGATGCGCGAACTGATCCAGCCCGCGCAGACGGTCGTGCCGCTCGCCGCGAGCGTCGCCGACATGACGCGCGTATTTCTCGAATATCCGGTGAAGTATCTGTACGTGACCGACGACGCCGGGCGCTTTCGCGGCGCGGTCGCATTGAAGGACATCACGTCCGACCTGCTCGACAAGCGCGACACGACCGACAAGACGGCCGCGCACTACGCGCACACGCCGTTTCCGCTGCTCACGCCCGACATGCCGCTCGCGACCGCGCTCGAACGCTTCATGGCGTTCCAGGGCGAACGACTGCCGGTGATCGAAAGCGAAGCCGAGCCGACGCTCGCGGGGGTCGTCTACAAGACGTCGCTGCTCGATGCGTACCGGCGGATGACCGGCGAGCGTTGA
- a CDS encoding TetR/AcrR family transcriptional regulator: MKPQRLTREQSRDQTRERLLKAAHRIFLKKGYVAASVEDIAAAAGYTRGAFYSNFRSKSDLLLELLERDHDSVRADFEAIFEEGGPREQMESTALAYYSTLFRDDEYSLLWGEAKLQAARDAKFRVRFNQFLHGKRLQMAEFIQRFAERAGTPLLLPADTLAFGLMCLCDGVQSYYTADPQHVSADAAEAVLAGFFARVVLGREPG, from the coding sequence ATGAAACCACAGCGCTTAACTCGCGAGCAGAGCCGGGACCAGACGCGCGAACGTCTGCTGAAAGCCGCGCACCGGATTTTTCTGAAGAAAGGCTATGTTGCCGCGAGCGTCGAGGACATCGCGGCGGCCGCCGGCTATACGCGCGGCGCGTTCTACTCGAACTTCCGCAGCAAGTCGGACCTGCTGCTCGAGCTGCTCGAGCGCGACCATGACTCGGTGCGGGCCGATTTCGAGGCGATCTTCGAGGAGGGCGGGCCGCGCGAGCAGATGGAGTCGACGGCGCTCGCGTACTACAGCACGCTGTTTCGCGACGACGAGTATTCGCTGCTGTGGGGCGAGGCGAAGCTGCAGGCGGCGCGCGACGCGAAGTTTCGCGTGCGCTTCAACCAGTTCCTGCACGGCAAGCGGCTGCAGATGGCCGAGTTCATCCAGCGCTTCGCCGAGCGCGCGGGCACGCCGCTGCTGCTGCCGGCGGACACGCTCGCCTTCGGGCTGATGTGCCTGTGCGACGGCGTGCAGTCGTATTACACAGCCGATCCGCAGCACGTGTCGGCCGACGCGGCCGAAGCGGTGCTGGCGGGGTTCTTCGCACGGGTCGTGCTGGGTCGCGAGCCGGGCTGA
- a CDS encoding efflux RND transporter periplasmic adaptor subunit, with protein MNRSGSRAVLLIGTALVLAACHPKEAAPPAPRPVVALPVHADGAAVATTLPGEIQPRYATPLSFRIAGKIIERKVRLGDTVKAGQVVALLDPSDVEKNAASAQAQFDAATHSLAFAKQQLERDRAQARENLIATAQLEQTQNSYTSALAQRDQAQQQLALAKNQLRYATLVADHAGTITAEQADTGQNVSAGQAVYQLAWSGDVDVVSDVPEAALASLTPGHAASVTLPSLPGRQFAAKVREIAPAADPQSRTYRVKLTLAAPDPAVRLGMTTNVAFDGAPVAGNAPSITLPATALFHDGPQPAVWVVRTKDDTLELRRVDVARFNERTVTVSHGLQPGERVVLQGVHTVSAGEKVRPVAPLHPQDFAS; from the coding sequence GTGAATCGCTCCGGTTCCCGCGCCGTGCTGCTGATCGGCACCGCGCTCGTCCTTGCCGCCTGTCATCCGAAGGAAGCCGCGCCGCCCGCGCCGCGCCCGGTCGTCGCGCTGCCCGTGCACGCCGACGGCGCCGCGGTCGCGACCACGCTGCCCGGCGAGATCCAGCCCCGTTATGCGACGCCGCTGTCGTTCCGCATCGCCGGCAAGATCATCGAGCGCAAGGTGCGGCTCGGCGATACGGTCAAGGCCGGCCAGGTCGTCGCGCTGCTCGATCCGTCCGACGTCGAGAAGAACGCCGCGAGTGCGCAGGCGCAATTCGATGCCGCGACGCACAGCCTCGCGTTCGCGAAGCAGCAGCTCGAGCGCGACCGCGCACAGGCGCGCGAGAACCTGATCGCGACCGCGCAGCTCGAACAGACCCAGAACAGCTACACGTCGGCGCTCGCGCAGCGCGACCAGGCGCAGCAGCAGCTCGCGCTCGCGAAGAACCAGCTCCGCTATGCGACGCTCGTCGCCGATCACGCGGGCACCATCACCGCGGAACAGGCCGACACCGGCCAGAACGTCTCGGCCGGCCAGGCCGTCTACCAGCTCGCGTGGTCGGGCGACGTCGACGTCGTCAGCGACGTGCCCGAGGCCGCGCTCGCGTCGCTCACGCCCGGCCATGCGGCGAGCGTCACGCTGCCGTCGCTGCCCGGCCGCCAGTTCGCCGCGAAGGTGCGCGAGATCGCGCCGGCCGCCGATCCGCAGAGCCGCACCTATCGCGTGAAGCTCACGCTCGCCGCGCCCGATCCGGCCGTCCGCCTCGGGATGACCACGAACGTCGCGTTCGACGGCGCACCGGTTGCCGGCAACGCGCCGAGCATCACGCTGCCCGCGACCGCGCTGTTCCACGACGGCCCGCAGCCGGCCGTGTGGGTCGTGCGCACCAAGGACGACACGCTCGAGTTGCGCCGCGTCGACGTCGCACGCTTCAACGAACGCACCGTCACCGTGTCGCACGGGCTGCAGCCTGGCGAACGCGTCGTGCTGCAGGGCGTGCACACGGTCAGCGCGGGCGAGAAGGTGCGGCCGGTCGCGCCGCTGCACCCGCAGGACTTCGCGTCATGA
- a CDS encoding efflux RND transporter permease subunit: MSGPREEGRFNLSAWALRHQALVVYLIALATLAGILAYTRLAQSEDPPFTFRVMVIRTFWPGASARQVQEQVTDRIGRKLQETPAIDFLRSYSRPGESLIFFTMKDAAPVKDVPETWYQIRKKVGDIGYTLPPGVQGPFFNDEFGDVYTNIWTLEGDGFTPAQLHDYADQLRTVLLRVPGVGKVDYFGDPDQRIFIEADNTQLTRLGISPQQLGQAINAQNDISSAGVLTTADDRVFVRPSGQFDNVAAIADTLIRINGRTFRLGDLATVKRGYDDPVVTQMRANGHAVLGIGVTMQPGGDVIRLGNALDAESKDLQAQLPAGLKLTLVSSMPHAVAHSVDDFLEAVAEAVAIVLVVSLVSLGLRTGMVVVISIPVVLAVTALFMYLFDIGLHKVSLGTLVLALGLLVDDAIIAVEMMAVKLEQGYSRARAAAFAYTSTAFPMLTGTLVTVSGFLPIALAKSSTGEYTRSIFEVSAIALIASWFAAVVLIPLLGYHLLPERKKHAHEAHLPDDHEHDIYDTRFYQRLRGWVDWCIERRFVVLLITGALFVVALMGFSLVPQQFFPSSDRPELLVDVRLPEGASFAATLRETERLEKILDKRPEIDHSVNFVGSGAPRFYLPLDQQLQLPNFAQFVVTAKSVKDREKLAAWLETTLRDQFPAVRWRLSRLENGPPVGYPVQFRVSGDDIATVRSIAEKVAATMRGDARTVNVQFDWDEPAERSVRFELDQKKARELNVTSQDVSSFLAMTLSGTTVTQYRERDKLIAVDLRAPRADRVDPAKLAGLALPTPNGPVPLGSLGRFTPALEYGVVWERDRQPTITVQSDVRAGAQGIDVTHTIDGKLNALRTQLPVGYQINIGGSVEESAKAQKSINAQMPLMAIAVFTLLMIQLQSFSRVLMVVLTAPLGLIGVVGTLLLFGQPFGFVAMLGVIAMFGIIMRNSVILVDQIEQDIAAGHGRLDAIVGATVRRFRPITLTAAAAVLALIPLLRSNFFGPMATALMGGITSATVLTLFYLPALYAAWFRVKRDERDPHEPPHDGTPAAPSGA, encoded by the coding sequence ATGAGCGGCCCCCGCGAAGAAGGCCGCTTCAACCTGTCGGCATGGGCGCTGCGCCACCAGGCGCTGGTCGTCTACCTGATCGCGCTCGCGACGCTCGCGGGCATCCTCGCGTACACGCGGCTCGCGCAATCCGAGGATCCGCCGTTCACGTTCCGCGTGATGGTGATCCGCACGTTCTGGCCCGGCGCGAGCGCGCGGCAGGTGCAGGAACAGGTGACCGACCGGATCGGCCGCAAGCTGCAGGAAACGCCGGCCATCGACTTCCTGCGCAGCTATTCGCGGCCCGGCGAATCGCTGATCTTCTTCACGATGAAGGACGCGGCGCCCGTGAAGGACGTGCCCGAGACCTGGTACCAGATCCGCAAGAAGGTCGGCGACATCGGCTATACGCTGCCGCCCGGCGTGCAGGGCCCGTTCTTCAACGACGAGTTCGGCGACGTCTACACCAACATCTGGACGCTCGAAGGCGACGGCTTCACGCCCGCGCAGCTCCACGACTATGCGGACCAGCTGCGCACCGTGCTGTTGCGCGTGCCGGGCGTCGGCAAGGTCGACTACTTCGGCGACCCCGACCAGCGGATCTTCATCGAGGCCGACAACACGCAGCTCACGCGCCTCGGCATCTCGCCGCAGCAGCTCGGACAGGCCATCAACGCGCAGAACGACATCTCGTCGGCCGGCGTGCTGACGACCGCCGACGATCGCGTGTTCGTGCGGCCGAGCGGCCAGTTCGACAACGTCGCGGCGATCGCCGACACGCTGATCCGGATCAACGGCCGCACGTTCCGGCTCGGCGATCTCGCGACGGTGAAGCGCGGCTATGACGATCCGGTCGTCACGCAGATGCGCGCAAACGGCCATGCCGTGCTCGGCATCGGCGTGACGATGCAGCCGGGCGGCGACGTGATCCGGCTCGGCAACGCGCTCGATGCGGAATCGAAGGACCTGCAGGCGCAGCTGCCGGCGGGCCTCAAGCTGACGCTGGTGTCGAGCATGCCGCACGCGGTCGCGCATTCGGTCGACGATTTCCTGGAAGCCGTCGCCGAAGCCGTCGCGATCGTGCTGGTCGTGAGCCTCGTGTCGCTCGGCCTGCGCACCGGGATGGTCGTCGTGATCTCGATTCCGGTCGTGCTCGCCGTGACCGCCCTGTTCATGTACCTGTTCGACATCGGGCTGCACAAGGTGTCGCTCGGCACGCTGGTGCTCGCGCTCGGGCTGCTCGTCGACGACGCGATCATCGCGGTCGAGATGATGGCCGTGAAGCTCGAGCAGGGCTACAGCCGCGCGCGCGCCGCCGCGTTCGCGTACACGAGCACCGCGTTCCCGATGCTGACGGGCACGCTCGTCACGGTGTCGGGCTTCCTGCCGATCGCACTCGCGAAGTCGAGCACCGGCGAGTACACGCGCTCGATCTTCGAGGTGTCGGCGATCGCGCTGATCGCGTCGTGGTTCGCGGCCGTCGTGCTGATCCCGCTGCTCGGCTATCACCTGCTGCCCGAGCGCAAGAAGCACGCGCACGAAGCCCACCTGCCGGACGATCACGAGCACGACATCTACGACACGCGTTTCTACCAGCGGCTGCGCGGCTGGGTCGACTGGTGCATCGAGCGGCGCTTCGTCGTGCTGCTGATCACCGGCGCGCTCTTCGTCGTCGCGCTGATGGGCTTCTCGCTCGTGCCGCAGCAGTTCTTCCCGAGCTCGGATCGCCCCGAGCTGCTCGTGGACGTGCGATTGCCCGAAGGCGCGTCGTTCGCGGCGACGCTGCGCGAGACCGAGCGCCTCGAGAAAATACTCGACAAGCGGCCCGAGATCGATCATTCGGTGAACTTCGTCGGCAGCGGCGCGCCGCGCTTCTACCTGCCGCTCGACCAGCAGCTGCAGTTGCCGAACTTCGCGCAGTTCGTCGTCACCGCGAAATCGGTCAAGGATCGCGAGAAGCTCGCCGCCTGGCTCGAAACCACGCTGCGCGACCAGTTCCCGGCCGTGCGCTGGCGCCTGTCGCGGCTCGAGAACGGCCCGCCCGTCGGCTACCCCGTGCAGTTCCGCGTGAGCGGCGACGACATCGCGACGGTGCGATCGATCGCCGAGAAGGTCGCGGCGACGATGCGCGGCGACGCGCGCACGGTGAACGTGCAGTTCGACTGGGACGAGCCGGCCGAGCGCTCGGTGCGCTTCGAGCTGGACCAGAAGAAGGCGCGCGAGCTGAACGTGACGTCGCAGGACGTGTCGAGCTTCCTCGCGATGACGCTGTCGGGCACGACCGTCACCCAGTATCGCGAACGCGACAAGCTGATCGCGGTCGACCTGCGCGCACCGCGTGCGGACCGTGTCGACCCGGCGAAGCTCGCGGGCCTCGCGCTGCCGACGCCGAACGGCCCCGTGCCGCTCGGCTCGCTCGGCCGCTTCACGCCGGCACTCGAATACGGCGTGGTGTGGGAGCGCGACCGCCAGCCGACGATCACCGTGCAGTCCGACGTACGCGCCGGCGCCCAGGGCATCGACGTCACGCATACGATCGACGGCAAGCTGAATGCGTTGCGCACGCAACTGCCGGTCGGCTACCAGATCAACATCGGCGGGTCGGTCGAGGAAAGCGCGAAAGCGCAGAAGTCGATCAATGCGCAGATGCCGCTGATGGCGATCGCGGTGTTCACACTGCTGATGATCCAGCTGCAGAGCTTCTCGCGCGTGCTGATGGTCGTGCTGACCGCGCCGCTCGGGCTGATCGGCGTGGTCGGCACGCTGCTGCTGTTCGGCCAGCCGTTCGGCTTCGTCGCGATGCTCGGCGTGATCGCGATGTTCGGGATCATCATGCGCAACTCGGTGATTCTGGTCGACCAGATCGAGCAGGACATCGCGGCCGGCCACGGACGCCTCGACGCAATCGTCGGCGCGACCGTGCGGCGCTTCCGTCCGATCACGCTGACGGCCGCGGCCGCCGTGCTCGCGCTGATCCCGCTGTTGCGCTCGAACTTCTTCGGGCCGATGGCGACCGCGCTGATGGGCGGGATCACGAGCGCGACCGTGCTGACGCTGTTCTACCTGCCCGCGCTGTACGCCGCGTGGTTCCGCGTGAAGCGCGACGAACGCGACCCGCACGAACCGCCGCACGACGGCACACCTGCCGCGCCGTCGGGAGCCTGA